In Camelina sativa cultivar DH55 chromosome 16, Cs, whole genome shotgun sequence, a single window of DNA contains:
- the LOC104749504 gene encoding short-chain dehydrogenase/reductase family 42E member 1-like, producing MHLSENEGVEGNTFVVTGGLGFVGAALCLELVRRGARQVRSFDLRDSSPWSDDLRNSGVRCIQGDVTKKVDVDKALDGADCVLHLASYGMSGKEMLLFGRCDEVNINGTCNVLEAVFKHEITRLVYVSTYNVVFGGKEIQNGNESLPYFPLDDHVDTYGRSKSIAEQLVLKSNGRPFKNGGKQVYTCAIRPAAIYGPGEDRHLPRIVNLAKLGLAFFKIGGPSIKTDWIYVENLVLAIILASMGLLDNIPGREGQPVAAGQPYFVSDGSPVNTFEFLHPLLRSLDYDLPKFTVSVPFALSLGKIFQGVYTVLYPWLSKSWLPQPLILPAEVYKVGVTHYFSYLKAKEELGYVPFKSSREGMAATISYWKERKRRSLDGPTIFTWIAVTLGMSALFAAGWLPDIGPVPFLRALHLFFFRTITIVKVVFIISVGLHVAEGTYAWFLAKRVDPGNAMGWFWQTCALGFFSLRFLLKRAKEHHM from the exons atgcaTTTGAGTGAGAACGAAGGAGTCGAAGGTAACACCTTCGTCGTCACTGGAGGTCTCGGCTTCGTCGGTGCCGCCCTCTGCTTAGAGCTGGTTCGCCGTGGAGCTCGCCAAGTCCGCTCTTTCGACCTCCGCGACTCTTCTCCTTGGTCCGATGATCTCAGAAACAGTGGCGTTCGCTGCATCCAAG GGGATGTGACTAAGAAAGTAGATGTAGACAAGGCTTTAGATGGTGCGGACTGTGTTTTGCATCTTGCTTCCTATGGTATGTCTGGTAAAGAGATGCTTCTGTTTGGTCGTTGTGACGAGGTTAACATTAACGGGACCTGTAACGTCTTGGAAGCTGTGTTCAAACACGAGATCACAAGACTTGTCTATGTCAGCACTTACAATGTTGTCTTTGGTGGTAAGGAGATTCAGAACGGCAACGAAAGTTTGCCTTATTTCCCTCTTGATGATCATGTCGATACCTATGGCCGAAGTAAATCCATTGCAGAACAGTTGGTTCTCAAGAGTAACGGCAGACCTTTTAA GAATGGGGGCAAACAGGTGTACACATGTGCGATCCGACCAGCGGCTATATATGGACCTGGTGAGGACAGGCATCTTCCTAGGATAGTTAATCTAGCAAAGTTGGGTTTGGCCTTCTTCAAGATCGGTGGACCGAGTATCAAAACAGACTGGATTTATGTTGAAAACCTTGTCCTAGCAATCATCCTGGCAAGCATGGGACTTTTGGACAACATTCCTGGCAGAGAAGGACAGCCCGTCGCTGCTGGTCAACCATATTTTGTCTCTGATG GTTCCCCGGTGAATACCTTTGAGTTCCTACACCCCTTACTAAGAAGTTTAGACTATGACCTGCCCAAGTTTACAGTCTCTGTACCTTTTGCTCTGTCCTTGGGTAAGATCTTCCAAGGTGTCTACACTGTCCTATACCCATGGCTATCAAAGAGCTGGTTACCGCAGCCCCTTATCCTTCCTGCTGAAGTCTACAAG GTTGGTGTTACCCATTATTTCTCATATCTCAAAGCCAAGGAAGAGCTTGGATATGTGCCTTTTAAGAGCTCCCGGGAAGGTATGGCTGCAACTATCTCATACTGGAAGGAAAGGAAACGGAGATCTTTAGACGGTCCAACCATATTCACTTGGATAGCTGTTACACTAGGAATGTCAGCTCTTTTTGCTGCAGGATGGTTACCCGACATAGGACCTGTGCCTTTCTTAAGAGCCCTACACCTCTTTTTCTTCCGGACAATCACTATTGTAAAAGTTGTCTTCATCATATCAGTGGGATTACATGTTGCAGAAGGAACCTATGCGTGGTTTCTGGCTAAACGAGTCGACCCAGGAAATGCAATGGGGTGGTTCTGGCAAACCTGCGCTCTCGGCTTTTTCTCATTGCGGTTTTTATTGAAGAGAGCAAAAGAGCACCATATGTAA
- the LOC104749506 gene encoding SWI/SNF complex subunit SWI3B-like isoform X2 produces MAAKAPDSGGSGEILPITPSLSETTSGVTAASQSTQPPSSSSDVDTVYVPSYSRWFSWTDIDDCEVRSLPEFFNSKSSSKNPKFYIYLRNSIIKQYRDDHPRKISFTDVRRTLVSDVVSIRRVFDFLEYWGLINHSSSSSAKPLKWDEKSAGDASSEPPTTVKETAKRICNGCKSICSVACFVCDKEHNSKAYTYEKFKRVELSEESKKVWSEKETLQLMEAVMHYGDDWKKVATHVTGRTEKDCVSQFVKLPFGEQFVKESDSEDSLEAFDKIKGSADLESGGSDKEGSSPNKRMRLTPLADASNPIMAQAAFLSALAGTKVAEAAARAAVTALSDVDYEAEKNATGDPHRQDANANSGGDITNSERAWADAKSLIQKEEQEVEGAIKEIVEVEMKKIRDRIVHFEKLDLEMERSRKQLEDMKNLLFTDQLNIFFHTRKARKSEDRVDC; encoded by the exons ATGGCCGCGAAAGCTCCCGATTCCGGCGGATCTGGGGAAATTCTCCCGATTACTCCCTCTCTCTCCGAAACTACGTCTGGTGTCACCGCAGCTTCGCAATCGACTCAAccgccgtcttcttcttccgatgTCGATACAGTCTACGTACCTAGCTACTCTC GTTGGTTCTCGTGGACTGACATCGACGATTGCGAGGTCCGGTCACTACCGGAGTTCTTCAATTCGAAATCTTCTTCcaaaaaccctaagttttacATATACTTGAGGAACTCAATCATTAAGCAGTACAGAGACGACCATCCTCGGAAGATTAGTTTCACTGACGTTAGGAGAACCCTAGTCAGTGATGTTGTCTCTATTCGTCGcgtttttgattttcttgagtATTGGGGACTTATCAATCATTCTAGCTCCTCCTCTGCTAAGCCTCTCAAGTGGGACGAAAAGTCCGCCGGAGATGCTTCTTCTGAGCCTCCCACAACTGTCAAAGAAACTGCCAAGAGAATCTGTAATGGCTGCAAATCTATTTGCAGCGTAGCTTGTTTCGTCTGTGATAAG GAACATAATAGCAAAGCTTATACTTATGAAA AGTTTAAGCGTGTTGAGCTTAGCGAGGAGTCAAAAAAAGTGTGGTCCGAAAAGGAAACGCTGCAGCTGATGGAAGCTGTTATGCACTATGGAGATGACTGGAAGAAGGTTGCAACTCATGTTACCGGTAGAACCGAGAAGGACTGTGTGTCGCAGTTTGTCAAGCTTCCTTTTGGGGAGCAGTTTGTGAAAGAGTCTGACTCTGAGGATTCTTTGGAGGCATTTGATAAGATCAAGGGGTCTGCTGATCTTGAATCTGGAGGAAGTGATAAAGAAGGTTCTTCTCCCAATAAGCGTATGAGATTAACACCTCTTGCAGATGCAAGCAACCCAATAATGGCTCAG GCTGCTTTTCTTTCAGCCTTGGCTGGCACAAAAGTTGCAGAAGCAGCAGCTCGAGCGGCAGTGACAGCTTTATCTGATGTAGACTACGAGGCTGAAAAAAATGCCACTGGAGACCCACATCGACAAG ACGCCAATGCTAACTCGGGTGGTGACATTACCAACTCAGAAAGAGCTTGGGCTGATGCAAAATCTCTGATCCAGAAGGAAGAGCAAGAGGTAGAAGGAGCCATCAAAGAGATCGTAGAAGTGGAG ATGAAGAAGATTAGAGATAGGATTGTACATTTCGAGAAACTGGATTTGGAAATGGAGAGAAGCCGGAAACAATTGGAGGATATGAAGAACCTGCTTTTCACTGATCAATTAAACATTTTCTTCCACACAAGAAAAGCCCGGAAATCTGAAGATAGAGTAgattgttaa
- the LOC104749506 gene encoding SWI/SNF complex subunit SWI3B-like isoform X1 — translation MAAKAPDSGGSGEILPITPSLSETTSGVTAASQSTQPPSSSSDVDTVYVPSYSRWFSWTDIDDCEVRSLPEFFNSKSSSKNPKFYIYLRNSIIKQYRDDHPRKISFTDVRRTLVSDVVSIRRVFDFLEYWGLINHSSSSSAKPLKWDEKSAGDASSEPPTTVKETAKRICNGCKSICSVACFVCDKYELTLCARCYVRGNYRVGINSTEFKRVELSEESKKVWSEKETLQLMEAVMHYGDDWKKVATHVTGRTEKDCVSQFVKLPFGEQFVKESDSEDSLEAFDKIKGSADLESGGSDKEGSSPNKRMRLTPLADASNPIMAQAAFLSALAGTKVAEAAARAAVTALSDVDYEAEKNATGDPHRQDANANSGGDITNSERAWADAKSLIQKEEQEVEGAIKEIVEVEMKKIRDRIVHFEKLDLEMERSRKQLEDMKNLLFTDQLNIFFHTRKARKSEDRVDC, via the exons ATGGCCGCGAAAGCTCCCGATTCCGGCGGATCTGGGGAAATTCTCCCGATTACTCCCTCTCTCTCCGAAACTACGTCTGGTGTCACCGCAGCTTCGCAATCGACTCAAccgccgtcttcttcttccgatgTCGATACAGTCTACGTACCTAGCTACTCTC GTTGGTTCTCGTGGACTGACATCGACGATTGCGAGGTCCGGTCACTACCGGAGTTCTTCAATTCGAAATCTTCTTCcaaaaaccctaagttttacATATACTTGAGGAACTCAATCATTAAGCAGTACAGAGACGACCATCCTCGGAAGATTAGTTTCACTGACGTTAGGAGAACCCTAGTCAGTGATGTTGTCTCTATTCGTCGcgtttttgattttcttgagtATTGGGGACTTATCAATCATTCTAGCTCCTCCTCTGCTAAGCCTCTCAAGTGGGACGAAAAGTCCGCCGGAGATGCTTCTTCTGAGCCTCCCACAACTGTCAAAGAAACTGCCAAGAGAATCTGTAATGGCTGCAAATCTATTTGCAGCGTAGCTTGTTTCGTCTGTGATAAG TATGAGTTGACATTGTGTGCGAGGTGCTATGTCCGTGGTAACTATCGCGTTGGCATTAACTCCACAGAGTTTAAGCGTGTTGAGCTTAGCGAGGAGTCAAAAAAAGTGTGGTCCGAAAAGGAAACGCTGCAGCTGATGGAAGCTGTTATGCACTATGGAGATGACTGGAAGAAGGTTGCAACTCATGTTACCGGTAGAACCGAGAAGGACTGTGTGTCGCAGTTTGTCAAGCTTCCTTTTGGGGAGCAGTTTGTGAAAGAGTCTGACTCTGAGGATTCTTTGGAGGCATTTGATAAGATCAAGGGGTCTGCTGATCTTGAATCTGGAGGAAGTGATAAAGAAGGTTCTTCTCCCAATAAGCGTATGAGATTAACACCTCTTGCAGATGCAAGCAACCCAATAATGGCTCAG GCTGCTTTTCTTTCAGCCTTGGCTGGCACAAAAGTTGCAGAAGCAGCAGCTCGAGCGGCAGTGACAGCTTTATCTGATGTAGACTACGAGGCTGAAAAAAATGCCACTGGAGACCCACATCGACAAG ACGCCAATGCTAACTCGGGTGGTGACATTACCAACTCAGAAAGAGCTTGGGCTGATGCAAAATCTCTGATCCAGAAGGAAGAGCAAGAGGTAGAAGGAGCCATCAAAGAGATCGTAGAAGTGGAG ATGAAGAAGATTAGAGATAGGATTGTACATTTCGAGAAACTGGATTTGGAAATGGAGAGAAGCCGGAAACAATTGGAGGATATGAAGAACCTGCTTTTCACTGATCAATTAAACATTTTCTTCCACACAAGAAAAGCCCGGAAATCTGAAGATAGAGTAgattgttaa
- the LOC104749503 gene encoding AT-hook motif nuclear-localized protein 10-like, translating to MSGSESGVMAGSRESQMKFTMVLHQQQQQQQAPPQQQHSQAPPQQSQNMQLSFGDEDGNDALYKQPMRRSPSPPQQYQPGENPVLNMNMPGAEPGTMAEGGPVKKRRGRPRKYGPESGEMSLGLVSGAPSFTVSQPSGGSRSGGGGGEKRMRGRPPGSSNKPKLQALGSTGTGFTPHILTVRAGEDVASKIMALTQNGPRSVCVLSANGAISNVTLRQLATSGGTVTYEGRYEILCLSGSFHLMVSNGHKSRSGGLSVSLSGPDGNVLGGSVAGLLIAASPVQIVVGSFIPEGQKEPKPHVGQMDLSPPTIPRVAPTQVLMMAPSSPQSRGTMSESSCGGGHASPLHQSTGGPYNSTNHTMPWK from the exons ATGTCAGGATCTGAGTCAGGTGTAATGGCGGGGAGCAGAGAATCACAAATGAAGTTTACAATGGTTCTtcaccagcagcagcagcagcagcaagctCCCCCGCAGCAGCAACACAGCCAAGCTCCCCCCCAGCAGTCTCAGAACATGCAATTGTCATTTGGTGACGAAGATGGAAATGATGCTCTTTACAAGCAGCCGATGAGGAGGTCACCATCACCACCGCAGCAGTACCAACCTGGTGAGAACCCTGTCTTGAACATGAACATGCCCGGAGCTGAGCCTGGAACCATGGCTGAGGGTGGGCcagtgaagaagaggagaggtaGGCCGAGGAAGTATGGACCTGAGAGTGGTGAGATGTCACTTGGCTTGGTTTCCGGAGCTCCTTCTTTCACGGTGAGCCAGCCTAGTGGTGGCAGCAgaagcggcggaggaggaggagagaagaggaTGAGAGGAAGGCCTCCTGGTTCTAGCAATAAGCCAAAGCTCCAAGCTTTAG GCTCAACTGGAACGGGATTTACCCCTCATATACTTACCGTGAGGGCTGGAGAg GATGTAGCATCCAAGATAATGGCCTTAACTCAGAATGGGCCACGTTCTGTGTGTGTCTTGTCTGCAAATGGAGCTATCTCCAATGTGACTCTTCGCCAGTTGGCCACGTCTGGTGGAACCGTTACATATGAG GGGAGATATGAGATTCTGTGTTTATCGGGATCGTTCCATTTGATGGTGAGCAATGGTCACAAAAGCAGAAGCGGAGGTCTAAGCGTGTCCTTATCAGGTCCGGATGGTAATGTCCTAGGTGGTAGCGTAGCTGGTCTTCTTATAGCAGCATCACCTGTTCAG ATTGTTGTTGGGAGTTTTATCCCAGAAGGACAGAAAGAACCGAAACCACATGTGGGACAAATGGACCTATCACCACCCACAATACCGCGTGTGGCCCCAACGCAGGTGCTGATGATGGCTCCGAGTAGCCCGCAGTCTCGAGGCACAATGAGTGAGTCATCTTGTGGAGGTGGACATGCGAGCCCTCTTCATCAGAGCACAGGAGGACCGTACAATAGCACCAATCATACCATGCCCTGGAAGTAA